In a genomic window of Amphiprion ocellaris isolate individual 3 ecotype Okinawa chromosome 11, ASM2253959v1, whole genome shotgun sequence:
- the LOC111583822 gene encoding MOB-like protein phocein isoform X3 gives MAFRKFLPLFDRVLVERLTAETVTKGGIMLPEKSQGKVLQATVVAVGPGSVNQDFYNWPDESFEEMDSTLAVQQYIQQNIRSDCSNIDKILEPPEGQDEGVWKYEHLRQFCLELNGLAVKLQSECHPDTCTQMTATEQWIFLCAAHKTPKECPAIDYTRHTLDGAACLLNSNKYFPSRVSIKESSVAKLGSVCRRIYRIFSHAYFHHRQIFDKYENETFLCHRFTRFVMKYNLMSKDNLIVPILEEEVQNTSSAGESEA, from the exons ATG GCCTTCAGAAAGTTCCTGCCGCTGTTTGACCGGGTTCTGGTGGAACGCCTGACGGCCGAGACGGTGACGAAGGGCGGCATCATGCTGCCGGAGAAATCCCAAGGAAAGGTTCTGCAGGCCACGGTGGTGGCAGTCGGACCCGGATCTGTCAACCAG GATTTCTACAACTGGCCGGATGAATCCTTCGAGGAGATGGACAGCACGCTGGCAGTacaacag TACATTCAGCAGAACATTCGGTCGGATTGTTCCAACATCGATAAAATCCTGGAACCTCCGGAGGGTCAGGATGAAGGAGTGTGGAAGTACGAGCACCTTAG GCAGTTCTGTCTGGAGCTCAATGGATTAGCTGTAAAA CTGCAGAGTGAGTGTCATCCAGACACCTGTACCCAGATGACGGCCACAGAGCAGTGGATCTTTCTATGTGCCGCCCACAAGACCCCCAAAGAG TGTCCTGCCATCGACTACACCAGGCACACGCTGGACGGAGCTGCCTGTCTTCTCAATAGCAACAAATACTTCCCCAGCAG GGTGAGCATCAAGGAGTCTTCTGTGGCCAAACTGGGCTCCGTCTGTCGTCGCATTTATAGGATATTCTCTCACGCCTACTTCCACCACCGCCAGATATTCGACAAGTACGAG AATGAAACGTTCCTGTGTCACCGGTTCACACGCTTCGTCATGAAGTACAACCTGATGTCCAAGGACAACCTGATCGTTCCCATCCTGGAGGAGGAAGTTCAGAACACCTCGTCAGCTGGAGAGAGCGAAGCCTAA
- the hspd1 gene encoding 60 kDa heat shock protein, mitochondrial: MCSAVRSSTRLSSSVSSLSLFYSVSRPCSSVYLTDMFRLATVMRQVRPVSRALAPHLTRCYAKDVKFGADARALMLQGVDLLADAVAVTMGPKGRTVIIEQSWGSPKVTKDGVTVAKSIDLKDKYKNIGAKLVQDVANNTNEEAGDGTTTATVLARAIAKEGFDTISKGANPVEIRRGVMMAVETIISELKSLSKPVTTPEEIAQVATISANGDVEIGNIISNAMKKVGRKGVITVKDGKTLHDELEIIEGMKFDRGYISPYFINTAKGQKCEFQDAYLLLSEKKISSVQSIVPALEIANQHRKPLVIVAEDVDGEALSTLVLNRLKVGLQVVAVKAPGFGDNRKNQLRDMAVATGGTVFGDEALSLALEDIQAHDFGKVGEVQITKDDTLLLRGGGSPAEVEKRAAEIMEQLESTTSDYEKEKLNERLAKLSDGVAVLKVGGTSDVEVNEKKDRVTDALNATRAAVEEGIVPGGGCALLRCIPSLDALKPANSDQKIGVDIIRRALRIPAMTIAKNAGVEGSLVVEKILQGSAELGYDAMQGEYVNMVEKGIIDPTKVVRTALLDAAGVASLLSTAEAVVTEIPKEEKEMPGGMGGMGGMGGMGGGMGF; the protein is encoded by the exons ATGTGCAGTGCTGTCCGCAGCTCCACACGGCTGTCCTCCTCcgtctcctctctgtccttaTTTTATTCCGTCTCCAGGCCTTGTAGCAGCGTTTACCTCACAG ACATGTTCCGATTGGCTACAGTCATGAGGCAGGTGAGGCCGGTGAGCCGAGCCCTCGCTCCTCACCTGACCAGGTGTTACGCCAAAGACGTCAAGTTCGGCGCCGATGCTCGAGCTCTGATGCTGCAGGGAGTCGACCTGCTGGCCGACGCCGTGGCTGTCACCATGGGTCCCAAG GGTCGCACCGTCATCATCGAGCAGAGCTGGGGAAGCCCAAAGGTCACCAAGGACGGCGTGACGGTGGCCAAGAGCATTGACCTCAAGGACAAGTACAAGAACATCGGCGCTAAGCTGGTGCAGGACGTGGCCAACAACACCAACGAGGAGGCCGGCGACGGCACCACCACGGCCACCGTGCTGGCCCGGGCCATCGCCAAGGAGGGCTTCGACACCATCAGCAAGGGAGCCAACCCAGTGGAGATCCGCCGAGGAGTCATGATGGCCGTGGAAACCATCATCAGTGAGCTGAAGAGTCTGTCCAAGCCCGTCACCACCCCCGAGGAGATCGCTCAG GTCGCTACCATCTCAGCCAACGGAGACGTAGAGATCGGAAACATCATCTCCAACGCCATGAAGAAAGTCGGTCGCAAAGGAGTCATCACCGTCAAG GATGGGAAGACGCTCCACGATGAGCTGGAGATCATCGAGGGAATGAAGTTCGACCGCGGATACATTTCACCGTACTTCATCAACACCGCCAAAG GTCAGAAGTGTGAGTTCCAGGACGCCTACCTGCTGCTCAGTGAGAAGAAGATCTCCAGCGTCCAGAGCATCGTTCCTGCTCTGGAGATCGCCAACCAGCACCGTAAACCTCTGGTCATCGTGGCTGAAGACGTGGATGGAGAAGCTCTGAGCACTCTGGTCCTCAACAG GCTGAAGGTGGGTCTCCAGGTGGTGGCGGTGAAGGCTCCAGGCTTCGGAGACAACAGGAAGAACCAGCTGAGGGACATGGCCGTGGCCACCGGAGGCACC GTGTTTGGAGACGAAGCTCTGAGTTTGGCTCTGGAGGACATCCAGGCTCACGACTTCGGGAAGGTGGGGGAGGTCCAGATCACCAAAGATGACACCCTGCTGCTGAGGGGTGGAGGCAGTCCGGCCGAGGTGGAGAAACGAGCGGCAGAGATCATGGAGCAGCTGGAGAGCACCACCAGCGACTATGAGAAGGAGAAGCTCAACGAGAGGCTGGCCAAGCTGTCGGACGGAGTCGCCGTGCTCAAG GTGGGAGGAACCAGTGATGTGGAGGTGAACGAGAAGAAGGACCGAGTGACGGACGCCCTGAATGCCACCAGAGCCGCCGTGGAGGAAGGAATTGTCCCAGGAGGAGGCTGTGCTCTGCTGCGCTGCATCCCATCGCTGGACGCCCTGAAACCGGCCAACTCTGACCAGAAGATCG GGGTGGACATCATCCGACGGGCGCTGAGGATTCCTGCCATGACCATCGCCAAGAACGCCGGCGTGGAAGGTTCTCTGGTGGTGGAGAAGATCCTGCAGGGATCCGCTGAGCTGGGCTACGACGCCATGCAGGGAGAATACGTCAACATGGTGGAGAAGGGCATCATCGACCCCACCAAG gtgGTGAGGACAGCGCTGCTGGACGCCGCTGGAGTCGCATCGCTGCTGTCGACCGCCGAGGCCGTCGTCACGGAGATCccgaaggaggagaaggaaatgCCTGGTGGGATGGGAGGAATGGGAGGAATgggagggatgggaggaggAATGGGCTTCTGA
- the LOC111583822 gene encoding MOB-like protein phocein isoform X1: MVMAEGTAVLRRNRPGTKAKDFYNWPDESFEEMDSTLAVQQYIQQNIRSDCSNIDKILEPPEGQDEGVWKYEHLRQFCLELNGLAVKLQSECHPDTCTQMTATEQWIFLCAAHKTPKECPAIDYTRHTLDGAACLLNSNKYFPSRVSIKESSVAKLGSVCRRIYRIFSHAYFHHRQIFDKYENETFLCHRFTRFVMKYNLMSKDNLIVPILEEEVQNTSSAGESEA; this comes from the exons ATGGTCATGGCGGAGGGTACTGCAGTTCTCAGGAGGAATCGGCCTGGAACCAAGGCAAAG GATTTCTACAACTGGCCGGATGAATCCTTCGAGGAGATGGACAGCACGCTGGCAGTacaacag TACATTCAGCAGAACATTCGGTCGGATTGTTCCAACATCGATAAAATCCTGGAACCTCCGGAGGGTCAGGATGAAGGAGTGTGGAAGTACGAGCACCTTAG GCAGTTCTGTCTGGAGCTCAATGGATTAGCTGTAAAA CTGCAGAGTGAGTGTCATCCAGACACCTGTACCCAGATGACGGCCACAGAGCAGTGGATCTTTCTATGTGCCGCCCACAAGACCCCCAAAGAG TGTCCTGCCATCGACTACACCAGGCACACGCTGGACGGAGCTGCCTGTCTTCTCAATAGCAACAAATACTTCCCCAGCAG GGTGAGCATCAAGGAGTCTTCTGTGGCCAAACTGGGCTCCGTCTGTCGTCGCATTTATAGGATATTCTCTCACGCCTACTTCCACCACCGCCAGATATTCGACAAGTACGAG AATGAAACGTTCCTGTGTCACCGGTTCACACGCTTCGTCATGAAGTACAACCTGATGTCCAAGGACAACCTGATCGTTCCCATCCTGGAGGAGGAAGTTCAGAACACCTCGTCAGCTGGAGAGAGCGAAGCCTAA
- the LOC111583822 gene encoding 10 kDa heat shock protein, mitochondrial isoform X2 encodes MAFRKFLPLFDRVLVERLTAETVTKGGIMLPEKSQGKVLQATVVAVGPGSVNQKGIVQPMSVKVGEKVLLPEYGGTKVVLEDKDYFLFRDADILGKYVD; translated from the exons ATG GCCTTCAGAAAGTTCCTGCCGCTGTTTGACCGGGTTCTGGTGGAACGCCTGACGGCCGAGACGGTGACGAAGGGCGGCATCATGCTGCCGGAGAAATCCCAAGGAAAGGTTCTGCAGGCCACGGTGGTGGCAGTCGGACCCGGATCTGTCAACCAG aAAGGCATTGTGCAGCCGATGAGTGTGAAGGTCGGAGAGAAGGTTCTGCTGCCGGAGTACGGAGGAACCAAGGTGGTTCTGGAGGACAAG GACTACTTCCTGTTCCGTGACGCAGATATTCTGGGGAAATACGTGGACTGA